In the genome of Kitasatospora cathayae, one region contains:
- the sodX gene encoding nickel-type superoxide dismutase maturation protease, translating to MARSTEPQGGAGGGLLPFGLVDVAGPSMIPTLREGDRLLVRYGAPIRPGAVVLFRHPLQQDLLVVKRAAERRPKGWWLLSDNRPVDSDSRSYGPVPDELVLGRVLLRLRPSPAWLAPGRGLERLLLGPRLSRVPGLARRLGVWVEEV from the coding sequence GTGGCGCGGAGCACGGAACCGCAGGGCGGTGCGGGCGGTGGCCTGCTGCCGTTCGGACTGGTCGACGTGGCGGGCCCGTCGATGATCCCGACCCTGCGCGAGGGCGACCGGCTGCTGGTCCGCTACGGCGCGCCGATCCGGCCCGGGGCGGTGGTGCTGTTCCGGCACCCCCTCCAGCAGGACCTGCTGGTGGTGAAGCGGGCCGCCGAGCGCCGCCCGAAGGGCTGGTGGCTGCTGTCCGACAACCGCCCGGTGGACAGCGACAGCCGCAGCTACGGTCCGGTCCCGGACGAACTGGTGCTCGGCCGGGTGCTGCTGCGGCTGCGCCCGAGCCCCGCCTGGCTGGCGCCGGGCCGCGGGCTGGAACGACTGCTGCTCGGCCCCCGGCTCTCCCGGGTGCCGGGCCTGGCCCGCCGCCTCGGCGTGTGGGTGGAAGAGGTCTGA
- the sodN gene encoding superoxide dismutase, Ni, producing the protein MFSRLFAPRATAHAHCDLPCGVYDPAQAKLEAESVKATQEKYQANEDPHFRARAIIIKEQRAEAVKHHISVLWSDYFKAPHFEKYPQLHQLINDTLKAASAAKASTDPATGQALLDLIAEVDKIFWETKQA; encoded by the coding sequence ATGTTCTCTCGTCTGTTTGCACCGCGCGCCACCGCTCACGCCCACTGCGACCTGCCGTGCGGTGTGTACGACCCGGCGCAGGCCAAGCTGGAGGCCGAGTCGGTCAAGGCCACCCAGGAGAAGTACCAGGCCAACGAGGACCCGCACTTCCGCGCCCGCGCCATCATCATCAAGGAGCAGCGCGCCGAGGCCGTCAAGCACCACATCTCGGTGCTGTGGAGCGACTACTTCAAGGCCCCGCACTTCGAGAAGTACCCGCAGCTGCACCAGCTGATCAACGACACCCTGAAGGCCGCCTCGGCCGCCAAGGCGTCCACCGACCCGGCCACCGGCCAGGCCCTGCTGGACCTGATCGCCGAGGTCGACAAGATCTTCTGGGAGACCAAGCAGGCCTGA
- a CDS encoding nuclear transport factor 2 family protein codes for MSTMSAPAAFDTRALREGIERCDAETLLALYAEDAELRVVDRKTQPSHPLVMHGREEIGAMLDDIYGREMTHKLEQVVVQGDHVAFLESCRYPDGVRVLMASMADLREGRIVDQTSVQAWDEAGTEQ; via the coding sequence ATGAGCACCATGTCGGCCCCCGCCGCCTTCGACACCCGAGCGCTGCGCGAGGGCATCGAGCGCTGCGACGCCGAGACCCTGCTGGCGCTGTACGCCGAGGACGCCGAGCTGCGCGTGGTCGACCGCAAGACCCAGCCCAGCCACCCCCTGGTGATGCACGGGCGGGAGGAGATCGGCGCCATGCTGGACGACATCTACGGCCGCGAGATGACCCACAAGCTGGAGCAGGTGGTGGTCCAGGGCGACCACGTCGCCTTCCTGGAGTCCTGCCGCTACCCCGATGGGGTGCGGGTCCTGATGGCCTCGATGGCCGACCTGCGGGAGGGCCGGATCGTCGACCAGACCTCCGTCCAGGCCTGGGACGAGGCGGGGACCGAGCAGTAG
- a CDS encoding GNAT family N-acetyltransferase codes for MIRTAVVTDVPVILAMIRELAEYEKAPQEAVATEEQLREALFGANPALFGLIAEDDVTGEPVGFAVWFLNFSTWRGTHGIYLEDLYVRPAARGGGHGKALLLELARIAVERGYARVEWSVLDWNQPSIDFYKSLGAVPMDGWTVYRLTDEALRDAGSR; via the coding sequence ATGATCCGCACCGCCGTCGTCACCGACGTTCCCGTCATCCTGGCCATGATCCGCGAGCTGGCGGAGTACGAGAAGGCCCCGCAGGAGGCGGTGGCCACCGAGGAGCAGCTGCGCGAGGCGCTGTTCGGCGCCAACCCGGCGCTGTTCGGCCTGATCGCCGAGGACGACGTCACCGGCGAGCCGGTCGGTTTCGCGGTCTGGTTCCTCAACTTCTCGACCTGGCGCGGCACCCACGGGATCTACCTGGAGGACCTGTACGTCCGCCCGGCGGCCCGCGGCGGCGGCCACGGCAAGGCGCTGCTGCTGGAGCTGGCGCGGATCGCCGTCGAGCGCGGCTACGCGCGGGTGGAGTGGTCGGTGCTCGACTGGAACCAGCCCTCGATCGACTTCTACAAGTCACTCGGCGCGGTGCCGATGGACGGCTGGACCGTCTACCGGCTCACCGACGAGGCACTCCGGGACGCCGGGAGCCGTTGA
- a CDS encoding ATP-binding protein produces MSQIDSDLGVQDFVEVRLPAAGAYLSVLRTATAGLAARLDFTLDEIEDLRIAVDEACAILLQQAVPGSVLSCEFRLVGDSLKVTVAAPTTDGKAPERDTFAWTVLSALAGEVDSSVGEDNTVSISLHKKRGGSAAH; encoded by the coding sequence GTGTCCCAGATCGACAGCGATCTCGGAGTTCAGGACTTCGTGGAGGTCCGGCTGCCCGCGGCGGGGGCCTATCTCTCCGTGCTGCGAACAGCGACGGCCGGGCTCGCGGCCCGGTTGGACTTCACCCTCGACGAGATCGAGGACCTGCGGATCGCGGTCGACGAGGCCTGCGCCATCCTGCTCCAGCAGGCGGTGCCGGGTTCCGTGCTGTCCTGCGAGTTCCGGCTGGTCGGCGATTCGCTGAAGGTGACCGTCGCCGCTCCGACCACGGACGGCAAGGCGCCCGAGCGCGACACCTTCGCGTGGACGGTGCTCTCCGCGCTGGCCGGCGAGGTGGACTCCTCGGTCGGCGAGGACAACACCGTGTCGATCAGCCTGCACAAGAAGCGCGGCGGGTCCGCCGCCCACTGA
- a CDS encoding RNA polymerase sigma factor SigF produces the protein MSDLDRTGLATAGPAVPTQASVPGLAANDEAHPKDAHRMSHPTEPTSEPTHASAPAPEPAEDAADLHGAVPAQGSHRTGAPDREAARALFVRLSALPEGSPERVELRNQLVRMHIPLVEHLARRFRNRGEPLDDLTQVATIGLIKSVDRFDHERGVEFSTYATPTIVGEIKRHFRDKGWAVRVPRRLQELRLSLTTATSELSQRHGRSPTVHELAEHLGISEEDVLEGLESANAYSTLSLDVPDSDDESPAVADTLGATDEALEGVEYRESLKPLLAQLPPREQKILVLRFFRNMTQSQIAAEVGISQMHVSRLLARTLAQLREKLLVEE, from the coding sequence GTGAGTGATCTGGACCGTACCGGCCTCGCGACGGCGGGACCTGCCGTACCGACCCAGGCGAGCGTTCCCGGCCTCGCCGCCAACGACGAAGCGCACCCGAAGGACGCCCACCGGATGAGCCACCCGACCGAGCCGACGTCTGAGCCGACGCACGCCTCCGCTCCTGCGCCGGAACCGGCGGAGGACGCCGCGGACCTGCACGGCGCCGTGCCCGCCCAGGGCTCGCACCGCACCGGTGCGCCGGACCGGGAGGCCGCCCGCGCGCTGTTCGTCAGGTTGTCCGCGCTGCCCGAGGGCTCCCCGGAGCGCGTCGAGCTGCGCAACCAGTTGGTGCGGATGCACATCCCGCTGGTCGAGCACCTGGCCCGGCGGTTCCGCAACCGGGGCGAGCCGCTGGACGACCTGACCCAGGTCGCCACCATCGGACTGATCAAGTCGGTGGACCGCTTCGACCACGAGCGCGGGGTCGAGTTCTCCACCTACGCGACGCCGACCATCGTCGGCGAGATCAAGCGGCACTTCCGCGACAAGGGCTGGGCGGTGCGCGTCCCGCGCCGCCTGCAGGAGCTGCGGCTGTCGCTCACCACGGCGACCAGCGAGCTCTCCCAGCGGCACGGCCGCTCCCCCACGGTGCACGAGCTGGCCGAGCACCTGGGGATCTCCGAGGAGGACGTCCTGGAGGGCCTGGAGTCCGCCAACGCGTACTCCACGCTGTCCCTGGACGTGCCGGACAGCGACGACGAGTCGCCGGCCGTGGCGGACACCCTGGGCGCCACCGACGAGGCGCTGGAGGGCGTCGAGTACCGCGAGTCGCTCAAGCCGCTGCTGGCCCAACTGCCGCCCCGCGAGCAGAAGATCCTGGTGCTGCGGTTCTTCCGCAACATGACCCAGTCGCAGATCGCCGCCGAGGTGGGGATCTCCCAGATGCACGTGTCCCGGCTGCTGGCGCGGACCCTGGCCCAGTTGCGGGAGAAGCTCCTGGTCGAGGAGTAG
- a CDS encoding diacylglycerol/lipid kinase family protein yields MRALLVVNHKATTTSGRTRDVLIHALRSDLKLEVAETQYRGHARDLAREAAADGTVDLVVALGGDGTVNEVVNGLLTHGPGDKVPRLAVVPGGSTNVFARALGLPNDPVEATGALLDALEHGRERPIGLGKAMTDGLPDRWFTFTAGLGFDAGVVGRVEEQRRAGRKSTHALYVGQAVKHYFTQREQRRSGPVALELPGHQAVPGLVLAIVSNTSPWTFLGNRPVYPSPLASFDTDLDVFGVTRMTAFGTARTVRQILRSYAPSSDGAPPAGPSGKHVVSYHDVRHFTLVSQEPVPFQVDGDHLGDRSRVSFTGVRRALRVIV; encoded by the coding sequence ATGCGCGCTCTCCTGGTCGTGAACCACAAGGCCACCACCACCAGTGGCCGGACCAGGGACGTACTGATCCACGCCCTGCGCAGCGACCTCAAGCTGGAGGTCGCCGAGACCCAGTACCGGGGCCACGCGCGCGACCTGGCCCGTGAGGCGGCGGCGGACGGCACGGTGGACCTGGTGGTGGCACTGGGCGGGGACGGCACCGTCAACGAGGTGGTGAACGGGCTGCTGACGCACGGCCCGGGCGACAAGGTCCCGCGACTGGCCGTGGTGCCGGGCGGTTCGACCAACGTCTTCGCCCGCGCACTGGGCCTGCCCAACGACCCGGTGGAGGCCACCGGCGCCCTGCTGGACGCGCTGGAGCACGGGCGCGAGCGGCCGATCGGACTGGGCAAGGCGATGACCGACGGGCTGCCGGACCGCTGGTTCACCTTCACCGCCGGCCTCGGCTTCGACGCCGGGGTGGTCGGCCGGGTCGAGGAGCAGCGCCGGGCCGGGCGCAAGTCCACCCACGCGCTGTACGTCGGGCAGGCGGTCAAGCACTACTTCACCCAGCGTGAGCAGCGCCGCTCGGGCCCGGTGGCCCTCGAACTCCCGGGCCACCAAGCCGTTCCGGGCCTGGTGCTGGCCATAGTCAGCAACACCTCGCCGTGGACGTTCCTCGGCAACCGTCCGGTGTATCCCTCGCCGCTCGCCTCCTTCGACACGGATCTGGACGTCTTCGGCGTCACCCGTATGACGGCGTTCGGTACGGCTCGAACGGTCCGTCAGATCCTGCGGTCGTACGCGCCTTCGAGTGACGGTGCCCCGCCGGCCGGGCCGTCCGGAAAACACGTCGTCTCCTATCACGACGTCAGACACTTCACCTTGGTTTCGCAGGAACCCGTCCCGTTCCAGGTCGACGGGGACCATCTTGGAGACCGGAGTCGCGTCAGTTTCACAGGCGTACGGCGGGCACTGCGTGTGATTGTGTGA
- a CDS encoding WhiB family transcriptional regulator, with amino-acid sequence MDWRHRAVCREEDPELFFPIGNTGPALLQIEEAKAVCRRCPVMEQCLQWALETGQDAGVWGGMSEDERRAMKRRAARNRARTA; translated from the coding sequence ATGGACTGGCGCCACCGCGCTGTCTGCCGCGAAGAGGACCCGGAGCTGTTCTTCCCGATCGGGAACACCGGTCCTGCTCTGCTGCAGATCGAGGAAGCCAAGGCCGTGTGCCGCCGCTGTCCGGTGATGGAGCAGTGCCTCCAGTGGGCGCTCGAGACCGGCCAGGACGCCGGCGTCTGGGGCGGGATGAGCGAGGACGAGCGTCGCGCGATGAAGCGCCGTGCCGCCCGCAACCGCGCCCGCACCGCCTGA
- a CDS encoding sensor histidine kinase has product MPSLNELVRRHTTLTGADVEWLHMLVSEWQLLSDLSFADLVLWIPTWDGIRYVSVAQMRPNTGPTSYQDDMVGHLVPRGRRPLLDAAFDEGRIVREGDPEWREEVPVRVESIPVRREGKVLGVIARNTNLLTVRTPSRLELTYLQSASDLAQMIAAGSFPYPGVEQADMDAAPRVGDGLIRLDADGIVTYASPNALSAYHRLGLTSDLVGSHLGRATADLAPPSRSAVHEALVKLASGWAPRQTEVEAQGGVVTLRAIPLKPKGTLTGSLVLCRDVTELRRRDRELMTKDATIREIHHRVKNNLQTVAALLRLQSRRMESESGRAALDEAVRRVGSIAIVHETLSQALDEQVAFDEIADRVLAMVMELSQDGRVATRRSGSFGILSAEVATPLSMVLTELLQNALEHAFGPTASGNLEVSALRGRAPATGKGWSDSWNGGARPEEYLLITVQDDGRGMPEGFDPKTAGNLGLQIVRTLATGELGGTFDMVAGPNGGTKVILEIPVR; this is encoded by the coding sequence GTGCCCTCGTTGAACGAACTCGTCCGCCGCCACACCACCCTGACCGGGGCCGACGTGGAATGGCTCCACATGCTGGTCTCGGAGTGGCAGCTGCTCTCCGACCTCTCCTTCGCCGACCTGGTGCTGTGGATCCCCACCTGGGACGGCATCCGCTACGTCTCGGTGGCGCAGATGCGGCCCAACACCGGCCCCACCTCCTACCAGGACGACATGGTCGGCCACCTCGTCCCGCGCGGGCGCCGCCCGCTGCTGGACGCCGCCTTCGACGAGGGCCGGATCGTGCGCGAGGGCGACCCGGAGTGGCGCGAGGAGGTGCCGGTCCGGGTCGAGTCGATCCCGGTCCGGCGCGAGGGCAAGGTGCTCGGGGTGATCGCCCGCAACACCAACCTGCTGACCGTGCGCACCCCCAGCCGGCTGGAACTCACCTACCTGCAGAGCGCCTCCGACCTGGCCCAGATGATCGCGGCCGGCAGTTTCCCGTACCCCGGCGTGGAGCAGGCCGACATGGACGCCGCCCCCCGGGTCGGCGACGGCCTGATCCGCCTGGACGCGGACGGCATCGTCACCTACGCCAGCCCCAACGCCCTCTCCGCCTACCACCGGCTCGGCCTCACCTCCGACCTGGTCGGCAGCCACCTCGGCCGGGCCACCGCCGACCTCGCCCCGCCCTCCCGCTCGGCCGTCCACGAGGCGCTGGTGAAGCTGGCCAGCGGCTGGGCGCCCCGGCAGACCGAGGTGGAGGCGCAGGGGGGAGTGGTGACCCTGCGCGCGATCCCGCTCAAACCCAAGGGGACCCTGACCGGTTCGCTGGTGCTCTGCCGGGACGTCACCGAGCTGCGCCGGCGCGACCGCGAGCTGATGACCAAGGACGCCACCATCCGGGAGATCCACCACCGGGTGAAGAACAACCTGCAGACCGTCGCCGCGCTGCTGCGGCTGCAGTCCCGCCGGATGGAGTCCGAGTCCGGCCGGGCCGCGCTGGACGAGGCGGTGCGCCGGGTCGGCTCGATCGCGATCGTGCACGAGACGCTCTCCCAGGCGCTGGACGAGCAGGTGGCCTTCGACGAGATCGCCGACCGGGTGCTGGCGATGGTGATGGAACTGTCCCAGGACGGCCGGGTGGCGACCCGCCGCAGCGGCAGCTTCGGCATCCTCTCCGCCGAGGTGGCCACCCCGCTGTCGATGGTGCTGACCGAGCTGCTGCAGAACGCCCTGGAACACGCCTTCGGCCCGACGGCCTCCGGGAACCTGGAGGTGAGCGCGCTGCGCGGACGGGCCCCGGCGACCGGCAAGGGCTGGTCGGACAGCTGGAACGGCGGCGCCCGGCCGGAGGAGTACCTGCTGATCACCGTGCAGGACGACGGCCGGGGCATGCCCGAGGGCTTCGACCCGAAGACGGCCGGCAACCTCGGGCTGCAGATCGTCCGGACGCTGGCCACCGGTGAGCTGGGCGGGACCTTCGACATGGTGGCCGGCCCGAACGGCGGGACCAAGGTGATCCTGGAGATCCCGGTGCGTTGA
- a CDS encoding SIS domain-containing protein: MSDPHTVSVPGRIMAAEMAEQPAVLRRILEEGAPKIREIAAGIAARSPRFVLLTARGTSDNAALYAKYLIEILLGKPAGLTSMSTTTAYGAKPDLTDVLAITVSQSGGSPDLVASTKAAREAGAITLAVTNNPGSPLAEVSEFHIDVLAGPEKALPATKTYTAELLALYLLVEGLRGGDGSAAEELPDLAAGVLARQAEVKALAERYRFAQRLVITSRGYGYPTAREAALKLMETTYIPATPFSGADLLHGPLAMVDNVSPVIAVVPDGKGGEALQPVLDRLRGRGADLVVIGQRAQVDAASAGFALPAGVPEEVQPILEILPLQQLAYEVTIARGQDPDAPRALAKVTETR; the protein is encoded by the coding sequence ATGTCCGACCCGCACACCGTTTCCGTCCCCGGCCGGATCATGGCGGCGGAGATGGCCGAGCAGCCGGCCGTCCTGCGGCGCATCCTCGAGGAGGGTGCGCCGAAGATCCGCGAGATCGCGGCCGGGATCGCCGCCCGCAGCCCCCGCTTCGTCCTGCTGACCGCGCGCGGCACGTCCGACAACGCGGCGCTCTACGCCAAGTACCTGATCGAGATCCTGCTCGGCAAGCCGGCCGGGCTGACCTCGATGTCCACCACCACCGCGTACGGCGCCAAGCCGGACCTCACCGACGTCCTGGCGATCACCGTCAGCCAGTCCGGCGGCTCCCCGGACCTGGTGGCCTCCACCAAGGCCGCCCGCGAGGCCGGCGCGATCACCCTCGCCGTCACCAACAACCCCGGCTCCCCGCTCGCCGAGGTCTCCGAGTTCCACATCGACGTGCTGGCCGGACCGGAGAAGGCGCTGCCGGCCACCAAGACCTACACCGCCGAACTGCTGGCGCTCTACCTGCTGGTCGAGGGACTGCGCGGCGGGGACGGCTCGGCCGCCGAGGAGCTGCCGGACCTCGCCGCCGGCGTGCTGGCCCGCCAGGCCGAGGTGAAGGCACTGGCCGAGCGCTACCGCTTCGCCCAGCGCCTGGTGATCACCTCGCGCGGCTACGGCTACCCGACCGCCCGGGAGGCGGCGCTCAAGCTGATGGAGACCACCTACATCCCGGCCACCCCGTTCTCCGGCGCCGACCTGCTGCACGGCCCGCTGGCCATGGTGGACAACGTCTCGCCGGTGATCGCGGTCGTCCCGGACGGCAAGGGCGGCGAGGCCCTCCAGCCGGTGCTGGACCGGCTGCGCGGCCGCGGCGCGGACCTGGTGGTGATCGGCCAGCGGGCCCAGGTGGACGCCGCCTCGGCGGGCTTCGCACTGCCGGCCGGCGTGCCGGAGGAGGTCCAGCCGATCCTGGAGATCCTGCCGCTGCAGCAGCTGGCCTACGAGGTCACCATCGCCCGCGGCCAGGACCCGGACGCCCCGCGCGCCCTGGCCAAGGTCACCGAGACCCGCTGA
- a CDS encoding glycoside hydrolase family 3 protein: MSILVPTAPASDQLHRDALTVLQPGFVGTEPPAWLRRHLAAGLGSVALFDRNVVDLDQLSALTRALRAENPDLLIAIDEESGDVTRLEAGSGSSWPGNLALGAIDDPALTRDVARELGRALAAAGVNYNWAPTADVNSNPRNPVIGVRSFGADPELCARHTAAWVEGLQSAGVAACSKHFPGHGDTAVDSHHGLPVIDVDLDVLRARDLVPFRAAIAAGTKAVMTAHIMVPALDPKLPATLSPTVLRDLLRAAPADGGLGYQGLIVSDAIEMGAIADTFGMGEGTVLALAAGADAICVGGGLADEETVLMLRDAIVAGVRSGGLGEERLADAADRVRALGSWGRIAAQGEQPEPDLAVGLRAARRALKVVRAPGREVLPVSERPYVASFSDEPNIAVGDVTPWGVAGMLADRFPGTRTREVSAAEAAPELLDALVAELVAGAEGRRLVLVVRDAHRHAWMAAALSRLVAARPDAAVVEMGLPQSEPVGALHIATHGAARVCGLAAVEVLTGQPGAIG; the protein is encoded by the coding sequence GTGAGCATCCTCGTACCCACCGCCCCGGCCAGCGACCAGCTGCACCGGGACGCCCTGACCGTCCTGCAGCCCGGCTTCGTCGGCACCGAGCCGCCGGCCTGGCTGCGCCGCCACCTGGCCGCCGGGCTCGGCTCGGTCGCGCTGTTCGACCGCAACGTGGTCGACCTCGACCAGCTCTCCGCGCTCACCCGGGCGCTGCGCGCGGAGAACCCCGACCTGCTGATCGCGATCGACGAGGAGAGCGGCGACGTCACCCGGCTGGAGGCCGGCTCCGGCTCCTCCTGGCCCGGCAACCTCGCCCTCGGCGCGATCGACGACCCGGCCCTGACCCGGGACGTCGCCCGCGAGCTGGGCCGGGCGCTGGCCGCGGCCGGCGTCAACTACAACTGGGCGCCCACCGCGGACGTCAACTCCAACCCGCGCAACCCGGTCATCGGCGTCCGCTCCTTCGGCGCCGACCCGGAGCTGTGCGCCCGGCACACCGCCGCCTGGGTGGAGGGCCTGCAGTCGGCCGGCGTGGCCGCCTGCTCCAAGCACTTCCCCGGCCACGGCGACACCGCGGTGGACTCCCACCACGGCCTGCCGGTCATCGACGTCGACCTGGACGTGCTGCGCGCCCGCGACCTGGTGCCGTTCCGGGCCGCGATCGCGGCCGGTACCAAGGCCGTGATGACCGCCCACATCATGGTCCCGGCGCTGGACCCGAAGCTGCCGGCCACCCTGAGCCCGACCGTGCTGCGCGACCTGCTGCGTGCCGCCCCGGCCGACGGCGGCCTCGGCTACCAGGGCCTGATCGTCAGCGACGCGATCGAGATGGGCGCCATCGCCGACACCTTCGGCATGGGCGAGGGCACCGTGCTCGCGTTGGCGGCCGGCGCGGACGCGATCTGCGTCGGCGGCGGGCTGGCCGACGAGGAGACCGTGCTGATGCTGCGCGACGCCATCGTGGCGGGCGTGCGCTCGGGCGGGCTCGGCGAGGAGCGGCTGGCGGACGCCGCCGACCGGGTCCGGGCGCTGGGCAGCTGGGGCCGGATCGCGGCCCAGGGCGAACAGCCCGAGCCGGACCTCGCGGTGGGCCTGCGGGCCGCCCGGCGGGCGCTGAAGGTGGTCCGGGCGCCGGGCCGCGAGGTGCTGCCGGTGAGCGAACGCCCGTACGTGGCCTCGTTCTCGGACGAGCCGAACATCGCCGTCGGCGACGTGACCCCGTGGGGGGTGGCCGGGATGCTGGCCGACCGCTTCCCGGGCACCCGCACCCGCGAGGTGTCGGCCGCCGAGGCCGCGCCGGAGCTGCTGGACGCCCTGGTCGCGGAGCTGGTGGCCGGCGCGGAGGGCCGCCGGCTGGTGCTGGTGGTCCGGGACGCGCACCGGCACGCGTGGATGGCCGCCGCGCTGAGCCGCCTGGTGGCGGCCCGGCCGGACGCCGCCGTGGTGGAGATGGGGCTGCCCCAGTCCGAGCCGGTCGGCGCGCTGCACATCGCCACCCACGGCGCCGCCCGGGTCTGCGGGCTGGCGGCCGTGGAGGTGCTCACCGGGCAGCCGGGAGCGATCGGCTGA
- a CDS encoding carbohydrate ABC transporter permease, with amino-acid sequence MRRSLFGRTWPNVIAVVLIVFFAFPVYWMIATAFKQDRDIISKTPVFIPFDATFDHFSTAVNAPDFWTYVTNSATVTVGAVVISLVIATLAAFAIARMRFRGRKTFVLVIMMAQMAPWEVMTIAVYMISRDNDMLNSLLPLTLFYMMMVLPFTIWTLRGFIAAVPKELEESAMVDGCTRTQAFVKVIFPLLAPGLMSTSLFGFITAWNEFPLVLIVNKEQGKTLPLWLSSFKTAFGNDWGATMAASTMFAIPVLILFVFLQRKAVGGLTDGAVKG; translated from the coding sequence GTGAGGCGCTCTCTCTTCGGACGCACCTGGCCGAACGTGATCGCGGTCGTCCTCATCGTCTTCTTCGCCTTCCCCGTCTACTGGATGATCGCGACCGCGTTCAAGCAGGACCGCGACATCATCAGCAAGACGCCGGTCTTCATCCCCTTCGACGCGACCTTCGACCACTTCAGCACCGCGGTGAACGCGCCGGACTTCTGGACGTACGTCACCAACAGCGCCACCGTCACCGTCGGCGCGGTGGTGATCTCACTGGTGATCGCGACCCTGGCGGCCTTCGCGATCGCCCGGATGAGGTTCCGCGGCCGCAAGACCTTCGTGCTGGTCATCATGATGGCGCAGATGGCGCCCTGGGAGGTCATGACCATCGCGGTCTACATGATCTCCCGCGACAACGACATGCTGAACAGCCTGCTGCCGCTGACCCTCTTCTACATGATGATGGTCCTGCCCTTCACCATCTGGACGCTGCGCGGCTTCATCGCCGCGGTGCCGAAGGAGCTGGAGGAGTCGGCCATGGTGGACGGCTGCACCCGCACCCAGGCCTTCGTGAAGGTGATCTTCCCGCTGCTGGCCCCCGGCCTGATGTCGACCTCGCTGTTCGGCTTCATCACCGCGTGGAACGAGTTCCCGCTCGTGCTGATCGTGAACAAGGAGCAGGGCAAGACCCTGCCGCTGTGGCTGTCCTCCTTCAAGACGGCCTTCGGCAACGACTGGGGCGCGACCATGGCGGCCTCCACGATGTTCGCCATCCCCGTGCTGATCCTGTTCGTCTTCCTGCAGCGCAAGGCGGTCGGCGGTCTGACCGACGGCGCCGTGAAGGGCTGA
- a CDS encoding carbohydrate ABC transporter permease — translation MAVHSERVQTRSPESGEAVVAEIDTSAAGGGAEGAAPKRTRSAGGPGIGSRLAPYLLLLPATVATLALLGWPLLKTVLLSFQNLNRRQLVMHLTEWTGFDNYKEQLTDPDFWAVTGRTVVFTLVNVVLIMVGGTLIGLLLNHLGKRMRLALSIALLMAWAMPVVAATTVYTWLFDEQWGVVNWFLDQLGWHSMADYNWMSDEYSTFFVVILLVVWMSIPFVAFNMYAGLTTIPKELYEAARMDGAGSLKIFGSVIFPNLKPFFLATTFLEVIWVFKSFTQVYAINGGGPEKLTRTLPVHAFLEGSGGQHYGVGAAIAVLTILMLGALMAYYFRIMIKQEDEL, via the coding sequence ATGGCTGTGCATTCGGAGCGGGTGCAGACACGGTCCCCGGAGTCGGGGGAGGCCGTTGTGGCCGAGATTGACACCAGTGCCGCCGGCGGCGGGGCCGAGGGCGCCGCGCCGAAGCGCACCAGATCCGCGGGGGGACCGGGCATCGGCTCCCGCCTCGCCCCCTACCTGCTGCTGCTGCCGGCCACCGTGGCGACCCTCGCCCTGCTGGGCTGGCCGCTGCTGAAGACCGTCCTGCTGTCGTTCCAGAACCTCAACCGGCGCCAGCTCGTCATGCATCTGACCGAGTGGACCGGCTTCGACAACTACAAGGAGCAGCTGACCGATCCGGACTTCTGGGCGGTCACCGGGCGCACCGTCGTCTTCACCCTGGTCAACGTGGTGCTGATCATGGTCGGCGGCACCCTGATCGGCCTGCTGCTCAACCACCTCGGCAAGAGGATGCGGCTGGCGCTGTCGATCGCGCTGCTGATGGCCTGGGCCATGCCGGTGGTCGCCGCGACCACCGTCTACACCTGGCTGTTCGACGAGCAGTGGGGCGTCGTCAACTGGTTCCTGGACCAGCTGGGTTGGCACTCGATGGCCGACTACAACTGGATGAGCGACGAGTACTCGACCTTCTTCGTCGTCATCCTGCTGGTCGTCTGGATGTCGATCCCGTTCGTGGCGTTCAACATGTACGCCGGCCTCACCACCATCCCGAAGGAGCTCTACGAGGCCGCCCGGATGGACGGCGCCGGCTCCCTCAAGATCTTCGGTTCGGTGATCTTCCCCAACCTGAAGCCGTTCTTCCTGGCCACGACCTTCCTCGAGGTCATCTGGGTGTTCAAGTCCTTCACCCAGGTCTACGCGATCAACGGCGGCGGCCCCGAGAAGCTGACCCGCACCCTGCCCGTGCACGCCTTCCTGGAGGGCTCGGGCGGCCAGCACTACGGCGTCGGCGCCGCGATCGCGGTGCTCACCATCCTGATGCTGGGCGCGCTGATGGCCTACTACTTCCGCATCATGATCAAGCAGGAGGACGAGCTGTGA